GGTAGTACCGATGCACTTGTCAATGTGACGGAGATAGaggtcagggatagggccagtgtacccctggaacagggattgttcaacacaaTCAAACTTTAACTAATTTACTATAAAATAATTACGGGTGTTTAAAGTGGCACGTCAGAAACTATGATCAAAAACAAAGCAGCAGTTGTAGTAAGGATGAGAAATTTGCAGAATAgtgaagtgcagagaattgtgctgaatgatgtcgcaggtgtcagaagcacaaaaacgttgtggatgcactgattttattcaaaacatccttggagcaactcacgctgaatcactgagcatttacaaagatgcagtcagcccctttgccctgctgtcatcctcagcaactcccagctcatgatgttatttgacatctgcactttgcttttcacttgcccattttaacaaaccagttatcacactgggttagaagaattcttaaaaacttactgacgtgtaccttgttccttgggggatatcaaagacagaatccatccccctcgagtctttatcagaatcatctggtgattgataaatccctcctccccacaatctttcactagtcacgcctgtaaattatttcaattaacatctccgagcagctccattaacactgaagcatttactaatctgtcttccaaatcagAGCGTGGTTTCTTTGCTGAAAGTGAtcatttctgtttccttctccagcgGTAGACGGCGTGACCCAAGGAGACTGTCATCCCTGCCCTCACTGCACTATAGCATTTACCACGGCGGAGTACCTTACAAGGCACTTAAGAAGGCATCCTGAAGCCTCCAGCCCAACGCCAGCTGGTCAACCTTCTTCCCCCAGAGTGGACACAGATCCACAAAGTAAACGTGAGCAGAGTCTGTTCACACCATCTGACGGAAGGAGGGCAATAGGGAAGTCAGGTGATATTCCAAGACGAATAACGGAGAGACGGCATGATTGtgcagaatgtgggaagtgtTTCACGCGGGCAGGGagcctccaccgacaccagcggacccacaccggagagaggccctacacatgttctgtctgtgggaagggctttgcatacTCAGGGTACTTCcacctacaccagcggacccacaccggagagaggccgtacacatgttctgtctgtgggaagggctttgcacgggcagggcacctccaccgacaccagcggacccacaccggagagaggccgtacacgtgttctgtctgtgggaagggctttgcaatGGCAGAGAACCTCCGgaaacaccagcggacccacaccggagagaggccgtacacatgttctgtctgtgggaagggctttgcacgggCAGGGACTCTCCatctacaccagcggacccacaccggagagaggccatacacatgttctgtctgtgggaagggctttgcatacTCAGGGGACCTCCGgaaacaccagcggacccacaccggagagaggccatacacatgttctgtctgtgggaagggctttgcacggacagggcacctccaccgacaccagcggacccacaccggagagaggccgtccacatgttctgtctgtgggaagagctttttttatctctctcagcAGAAAGCTCACACCTGCCGTGAAACGTGCCCCGTGTGAGGGAATGTTTTTAAGGACACAGCagctttcactgttcacctgaGAGCCTGTGTAGAACAGTAAAAGTTCACCAATTGTCAGTGTTAtcatttcctttatattattttattttattatttcaattatttccttttgaatcacgttgagtaattatttatgtttccagtcagtatcaatattggcacttgctgtatttccctctttatggtgatactttgtgtggagaagtctgGGGTATAAGGGATGGGTCCGTGgttcccactccctgtgtgaattggggaccagggacgggtatcattgccgcatgtccgaccctctccagactgcatcttccgactgggatagactgcccccactgggatattcTGACTGTGCTGTTGTGATGCAGTCTGGTTCTCGCACTGAGTTCATCAACATGGCGATTGATACATCAGTCACTTTTATTGTTGCAGCACGTTAGGAGAACCGTTCTGTGCCGTGGGCTCATTGCTCTGGTTGCTTTGATCAAACTGCTGGTCCCTGCAGGTTTCACTTTATTCCTGTGAGATTTCTTGAAACGGTGATTTCTTGCAgcgctgcatcaatacacacgcggctcatgcaagctgtttccccagtctgtGTCCGATGCGCATGTGACGTGGTCCCTGCTCCTTCGACCGCCGTGAGGTTCCCGCGGTGGTtgacgagtgcgtgtgtgtgtgggaccctggtgagtgcgggcgggagggagggcgagggcagcGTCGGGAAATGGAGggaagacaaaaggaactgcagatgctggattacaaataaaatacacagtgccggagtaactcagcgggtcaggcagcatctgtgggggatatggataggtgacctttcgggtcgggacccgtcttccgaCTCTAATGGAGGAGATTGGATTCATCTgacgaaggtcataagtgataggagcagaattaggccattcagcccacagatgtgttgaacaagctgccagaggaggtagttgaggcaggtactatcccaacatttaaactgTTTAGTCTTGCACTGATAGGAAACTTCGCTGGAATTAAGTATCTttattttaggctttagagatggagcgtggaaacaggccccttgtctcaacgagaccacgctgaccagtgatcaccatgtatcaccccacacacaagcactatcgTACACCATGAGGGAcattttactgcagccaattaacctacaaacctgcacgtttgtggagtgtgggaggaaaccggagcacccggagaaaacccacgcggtcacagagatagcgtataaactccgtacagacagcacctgtagtcaggatcaaacccgggtctctttttaaaaatatatacaaaagcttttattcagaaaacaaaacaaacatacaaaagggtaacacgatcaaaggctgccgatattggcagtttacaaacaaacaaacatagaaaataggtgcaggagtaggccattcggcccttcaatatgatcatggctgatcatccagctcagtaacctgtacctgccttctctccataccccttgatccctttagccacaagggccatatctaactccctcttaaatatagccaatgaactggcctcaaataccttctgtggcagagaattccacagactcaccactctgtgaagaaatgttttctcatctcggtcctaaaagacttcccccttatccttaagctgtgacccctagttctggacattcccaacatcgggaacaatcttcccgcatctagcctccaaccccgtaagaattttatatgtttctataagattccccctcagtcttctaaattcaaacgagtacaagcctagtctatccagtctttcttcatatgaaagtcccgccatcccagggatcaatctggtgaaccttctctgtactccctccaaggcaagaacgtctttcctcagattaggagaccaaaactgcacacaatgctccaggtgcggtctcaccaatgccctgtacaactgcagtagaacctccctgctcctaaactcaaatcctcttgctatgaatgccaacataccattcgctttcttcactgcctgctgcacctgtacgcttgctttcaatgactggtgcaccatgacacccaggtcacgttgcatctccccttctcctaatcggtcaccattcaggtaatactcggctttcctgttcttgccgccaaagtggataacctcacatttatccacattatattgcatctgccatgcatttgcccactcgcctaatctatccaagtcactctgcagcctcctagcatcctcctcgcagctaacacttccacccagcttcgtgccatccgcaaacttagagatgttgcattcaattccctcgtccaaatcattaatatacactaaataacgggtcccagcactgagccttgcggtaccccactagtcactgcctgccattctgaaaaggacccgtttattcctactctttgcttccggtccgccaacctattttctatccacctcaacactgaaccctcaataccgtgtgctttaagtttgtacaccaatctctatgtgggaccttgtcgaaggccttctgaaagtccagatacaacacatcgactggttctcccttatccactctactagttacatcctcgaaattttctataagattcgtcagacatgatttgccttttgtaaattcatgctgactttgtccgatgatttcaccactttccaaatgtgatgctatcacatctttaataactgactctagcattttccccactaccaatgttaggctaactggtctataattccccgttttctctctccctccctttttaaaaagtgtggttacattagctaccctccagtcctcaggaactactccagaatctagagttttgaaaaattatcattaatgcatccactatttctgaggctatttccttaagcactctgggatgcagcctatctggccctggggatttatctgcctttaatccatttaatttacctaacaccacttcccgactaacctggatttccctcagttcctccatctcattagacccccggtcccccgctatttccggcagactgtttatgtcttccttagtgaagacagaatcaaagtattgttcaattggtctgccatctccttgttccctatgatcaattcacctgtttctgactgcaagggacctacatttgtcttaactaatctttttctcttcacatatctataaaagcttttcgcTTTTggcaatttactgcagccaattaacctacaaacctgcacgtttttggattgtgggaggaaaccggagcacccggagaaaacccacgcggtcacggagatagcgtataaaccccgtacagacagcacccgtagtcaggatcaaacccgggtctctttttaaaaatatatacaaaagcttttattcagaaaacaaaacaaagatacaaaagggtaacacgatcaaaggctgccgatattggcagtttacaaacaaacaaacatcaaactaatacatcgccaactttatcaataatacactcgatgtcccgcggcgaccagcgttcacggaaggcctccagtggccccgtggacacgtgttccctctccaggggcaCGGACgttggcccggaagaggggcaggcagccgaccccggtgcggccgtcgactacccgctgcctggacccgcaaatggccatcttggccaggcccaggagcagaccgacagggagaccccaccatccctccccccctctgtttcgggtgcccaaaaatcaggagcacaggactaaaatggagccaaaacttggggaacagccccttcagacactcgaacacgggctgcaacctctcacactgtaagtacaaatggtacacggtctcttcctcgtcgcagaagtaagctgtgaggcagcaactctaccgccgcgccaacgtgccgctctattcccacagtaccgtgctgcccatgttcatcacaagacacaacaggtcagttcttcccacagttcttcccacaataacagtacgaggggagagggggagtgagagtaacagtacagggggagagggggaagacggGGAGGGAGCAGTAACGAtactctctgactctgtgccacTTTACAGATCATTCTGGCCCTAAATTCCTGAACGTAGAACAgtgccgcacaggaacaggcccttcagcccaccgagttcgcgccgaccccgcacactaacacaatcctacacacaccagggacaatttttacatttaccaagccaatcaacctacaaacctgcacgtctttggagtgtgggaggaaaccggagcgcctggagaaaacccacacaggtaacggggagaacgtacaaactccgtagacagctcccgcagtcgggatcgaacccgggtctccggcgctgcattcgctgtaaggcagcgactctaccgctgcgccaccgtgccaccctgacagcacgttctggacacccactctgtgtaaagaaaactttCCCTGTTCGTCTCcttaagtcaatggaagggaggttggttggagagagtgagaaaagagagagagatgggcagaGAGAAATGTCAGAGAAAGTGGGCGGAGGCAGGGTACACACTGAGAGGGGTTGAGCAGCGGCTCATTTGTATCTGAGGTTGAGGTCGCTGTACAGATCCCGCTCGCCGAGACCCAGCTCCTGTGAGGAGAGAAACACCGGTTACAGGAACAGAATAAACAGCCCATGGtggaggggccggaggggagggggttacagagacagggaggggtgtaggggccggaggggagggggttacagagacagggaggggtgtaggggccggaggggtgggggttacagagacagggaggggtgtaggggacagAGGTGGTTACACAGTCTGGGGGTGGAGGGACATTCACTgagctaagggggggggggggtttacaggGGAGTGAATGTTGGGGTGTGGAGGCACAGGATAAGGTTCTAGCcgcgggggagtggggcagggacagggttgGTGATGTTCAGTACGTGGAACGGGATGGAGCGGGGGAGTGgggtacgaggatgtttccactagtgggggagtctgggaccagaggccccaGCCTCTGgagggaattaaaggacgttccttcaggaacgagatgaggaggaatttcttttgtcagatggTGGTTAATCTTTGGATATaattgcctcagacggctgtggaggccaaatcagtggacatttttaatcatttcttgattagtgcgggtgtcaggggttgtggggagaaggcaggagaatggggttaggagggtgacatagatcagccgtgactgaacggcggagtggacttgatgggctgaatgggctaattctgccccatcacttatgaacatcgtGGGCCAGTCTCAGTGGGCAGAGTGGGATGTGACGTAGGGATtcagtgtggtggtggggggtgtggggtcagtATCCTGGGGCTGAGACGGTgacggggggtggggacggtgatttgggaggcgtgggttcggtggGCAGGAGTGGGGGATGTGGTTGGTGCTCGacactgggaggggggagagaatttagttcagtttagtttattgtcacgagtactgaggtacggtgaaaagcttttgttgcgtgctaaccagtcagcggaaagacaatgcatgatgacaatcgagccatttactgtgtatagacgcatgataagggaataacctttagtgcaaggcaatgccagcaaggatagtccgagtgtcaccaatgaggtagatagtagttcgggactgctctctggttgtggtaggatggttcagttgcctgataacagccaggaagaaactgtccctgaatctggaggtgtgcgttttcacacttctgtacctcttgcctgatgggagaggggagaagagggagtggccggggtgagactggtccttgattatgctgctggccttgccgtggcagcgtgaggtgcagatggccgCGGTCATGGAGTTAGTATCTGAGGGGCAGTGCTGGTGTGGAGGGACAACAAGGAGACAAACGCCGACCTGCCTCTTTGCCACAACAGTGCCAACCTGATAGGGCGACTCCACCGGCCCATCTTCAGCTCTCTGTTCCTTCGGATGTGCCACGGAACTTTCTGGAAGACAAAATTTTATTCAGACCGCTCACTTTCCTCTTTGCCTCTGTCTCCCTTCTCTCTTTCTTCGGGAATTCTTTCAttcatccttctctctccctctcactcttcctCATTCCTTTCATCATTCTTTCCCCGTATCCGTCTTTCTCATTCAACCTCTTTCACACCATCGtgcctcaatccctccctccatccctccctccctccctcattaatTCTCTGACACACAGCTTCCACTTCCCTCCTTCTCCTCTTTTCCATGTCTTTTCCCATTgactaatacaggtgtcagaggttacggggagaaggcaggagaatggggttaggagtgagagatagatcacccatgattgaatggtggagtgaacttgatgggccgaatggcctcataatcctcctgtcacttatgaccttattcacCTTTTCTCCCATTGTAATTGTCCTCGGATCATCTCTCTGGGAAGGGGTTTGGCTCCACTGAAACTCTGTGGAGGGGGAATTCTGGGGACCCATTGATACATGGGAGTGAATGGGGAAAGGACTGGGTGtatcgtagggttgccaactatctcactcccaaatacaggacacgatgacgtcaccgccccgcgccccacgtgacatcacccagccagcggcggccacgtgctcccgctccaccaatggcggtcgcccgggcctccagacctacactgtccggagcgaaaatgtcggaaacctagagtgtcgggacctatacTGTTGGAACAtagagcgtcagggcctacagcgtccgggcctacagcgtccgggcctacagtgtccaggactacagcgtatgggcctacagcgtccgggcctacagtgcccccccgggcctaatacaggacaagggcggtccatacgggacaaaccaatttagcccaaaatacgggatgtcccggctaatacgggacagttggcaaccctaggggtgtgggcagtggggagagtggggagggagggggtttcgGTCcatggggaggatggagggagggaatggggaggagatgggTCCGTGCAGAATGTGGGGAGGGAGTTTCAGTTCGTGGGGAGTGTGGGcggtgggagtgagtggggaggagtgtggggccatgggagtgtggggagtgggagagagtttgGGTCCATGgggagtttaaaactgagatgagaaaaacattttcacccagagagttgtgaatttgtgaaattctctgccagagggcagcagaggccaattcactggatgaacttaaaagagagttagatagagttctaaggactaatggaatcaagggatatggggagaaggcagacacgggttactgcttgtggatgattagccatgatcataatgaatggtggtgctggctcgaagggagaaatggcctcctcct
The window above is part of the Rhinoraja longicauda isolate Sanriku21f chromosome 43, sRhiLon1.1, whole genome shotgun sequence genome. Proteins encoded here:
- the LOC144612165 gene encoding uncharacterized protein LOC144612165 isoform X2, with the translated sequence MESHFGLVRLKKVETSNFQYQERRMSPGEMRVLLLILGSLKSSVAHPKEQRAEDGPVESPYQELGLGERDLYSDLNLRYK